One window of Cydia pomonella isolate Wapato2018A chromosome 7, ilCydPomo1, whole genome shotgun sequence genomic DNA carries:
- the LOC133519594 gene encoding uncharacterized protein LOC133519594, translated as MGNLPAERVTPDYPFYTTGTDFAGPFLITDRKGRGCRITKAYLCIFICFRYKCIHLEAVSQLSKDAFTLCLQRFVSRRGKPKQIFCDNGRNFVATAREINDFLKLNTDDIIDFAANKGIEFRFSPAYAPNFGGLWEAGVKAAKYHLNRVLGNAHLTFEELSSLFSQIEAILNSRPLCPLSSSPQDFAPLTPGHFLIGRPLTALPSPCLLDSNTNRLDRFQRLEQIRQHFWKRWSSEYVPELQQRTKWKLRCKDLKPNDLVLLKEDLTPPLNWRLGRVERIFPGTDGIPRVADISTVRGTVRRAINRICLLSSPDDAES; from the coding sequence ATGGGCAATCTGCCCGCTGAGAGAGTTACTCCCGACTACCCATTTTACACGACTGGAACTGACTTTGCCGGGCCATTCTTAATTACCGATCGTAAAGGCCGAGGATGCAGGATAACGAAAGCATATCTTTGCATTTTCATTTGCTTCCGATACAAATGCATTCATCTTGAAGCAGTCAGTCAGCTGTCTAAAGACGCTTTTACCTTGTGCCTCCAAAGGTTTGTATCCCGTCGCGGCAAACCTAAACAAATCTTTTGCGACAATGGTAGGAATTTTGTTGCTACTGCAAGGGAAATTAACGATttcttaaaacttaatacggaTGACATTATTGATTTTGCAGCCAATAAAGGCATTGAATTTCGCTTCTCTCCAGCATACGCTCCTAACTTCGGTGGGCTGTGGGAAGCCGGTGTTAAAGCCGCCAAGTATCACTTGAATAGGGTCCTAGGCAATGCCCATTTAACGTTCGAGGAACTATCATCCCTATTCAGTCAGATCGAGGCCATCCTAAACAGCCGTCCCCTTTGTCCTTTGAGCTCATCACCCCAAGATTTCGCTCCTCTCACCCCGGGACACTTTTTGATAGGTAGGCCACTCACTGCATTACCGTCGCCGTGCTTACTAGACTCCAACACAAATCGGCTCGACAGATTCCAGCGACTTGAACAGATTCGACAACATTTTTGGAAGCGCTGGAGCTCAGAATACGTCCCCGAATTGCAGCAGCGTACAAAGTGGAAGCTCAGATGCAAGGACCTTAAACCAAATGACCTTGTTCTGCTGAAGGAGGATCTCACACCGCCACTCAACTGGCGCCTCGGCAGGGTCGAAAGAATCTTCCCAGGCACTGATGGCATCCCTCGAGTCGCTGACATTTCCACAGTTCGAGGCACCGTTCGTCGGGCCATCAACCGCATCTGTCTACTCTCGTCCCCAGATGACGCAGAGTCTTGA